A stretch of Microbacterium sp. 4R-513 DNA encodes these proteins:
- a CDS encoding hotdog fold thioesterase: MSDASPATEDRLDWARARGVGALAEKMGFEWVEFTPERAVATMPVEGNTQPVGLMHGGAYVVLGESLGSMHANLHAGAGRLAVGIDINATHTRSATSGRVTGVCTPIHLGRSLTVHEIAVTDDQGRRCSTVRITNMIRDLPE, from the coding sequence ATGTCCGACGCCTCCCCCGCGACCGAGGATCGACTCGACTGGGCACGTGCCCGGGGCGTCGGCGCCCTTGCCGAGAAGATGGGCTTCGAGTGGGTCGAGTTCACCCCCGAGCGCGCCGTGGCGACGATGCCCGTCGAGGGCAACACGCAGCCCGTCGGCCTCATGCACGGCGGCGCATACGTCGTGCTCGGCGAGTCGCTCGGCTCGATGCACGCGAATCTCCACGCCGGTGCCGGCCGGCTCGCGGTGGGCATCGACATCAACGCGACGCACACGCGCTCCGCGACCTCGGGCCGCGTCACGGGCGTGTGCACGCCGATCCACCTCGGCCGGAGCCTCACGGTCCACGAGATCGCCGTGACCGACGATCAGGGCCGGCGGTGCTCGACGGTCCGCATCACCAACATGATCCGCGATCTACCGGAATAG
- the polA gene encoding DNA polymerase I, translating into MTDSAKPTLLVVDGHSLAYRAFYALPVENFSTKDGQHTNGIYGFLSMLINLIKAEKPTHMAVAFDTSRQSFRTREYTEYKANRSETPSEFKGQIPLLQDCLAAMSIQVLQQEDIEADDILATLATQGSDAGFDVLVCSGDRDTIQLVNERVTLLYPNVQGVSQLKRYDRQAVIDRYGVPPEQYPDIAALVGETSDNLPGVPKVGEKTAVKWLTQFGSLDGLLENADKVTGVVGNNLREHLDDVRRNRSLNRLLTDVELPLGPGDLEVQPMDAQAVRDIFARLEFKTLIPRVAELAGIEQQMAAVTSAAAVPMPVPLTPSAAELRAWLDAAEGEVGVTFVVEGGLPRRVGFATMDAAAEAEWTADVAAAVAPWLASDAPKIFSDAKPQVKALHRAGVRLGGLTFDTVLAGWLLRPSFPDKTLADLVDRYLDEKLPESDPAQLVPETEGATPGQVSWFTLRVAEALRGELAESVASVLTDIELPTLQTLADMELAGVTVSHDKLSTFSGELGDRADAIAQEAYAAIGREVNLGSPKQLQEVLFDELQLPKTRKTKTGYSTDAAVLADLQETNPHPFLDLLLQHREATKLRQIIESLDVAIAGDGRVRTTYLQTGSQTGRLSSTDPNLQNIPVRTDESRRIRSAFEVGEGYETLLTADYSQIEMRIMAHLSEDPGLIEAFNSGEDLHRFVGARVFAVAPEEVTPAMRTKVKAMSYGLVYGLSAFGLSKQLRIEQSEAKQLMMEYFARFGAVRDYLRSSVERARIDGYTETIFGRRRPFPDLASPNRVLRENAERAALNAPIQGSAADIMKIALFHIHDDFAAEGLRSRVLMQIHDELVVEVAEGEWDAAERVVRDRMGDAAKLSVPLDVQIGRGADWNEAAH; encoded by the coding sequence GTGACGGACTCCGCAAAGCCTACCCTCCTCGTCGTGGACGGCCATTCGCTCGCATATCGGGCGTTCTACGCCCTGCCGGTCGAGAACTTCTCGACCAAGGACGGCCAGCACACGAACGGCATCTACGGGTTCCTCTCGATGCTCATCAATCTCATCAAGGCCGAGAAGCCGACCCACATGGCGGTCGCGTTCGACACGTCGCGGCAGTCCTTCCGCACGCGGGAGTACACCGAGTACAAGGCCAACCGCTCCGAGACGCCGTCCGAGTTCAAGGGGCAGATCCCGCTCCTGCAGGACTGCCTCGCCGCGATGAGCATCCAGGTGCTCCAGCAGGAGGACATCGAGGCCGACGACATCCTCGCGACGCTCGCGACCCAGGGCTCCGACGCGGGGTTCGACGTCCTCGTCTGCTCGGGGGACCGCGACACGATCCAGCTCGTCAACGAGCGGGTGACGCTGCTGTACCCGAATGTGCAGGGCGTGTCGCAGCTCAAGCGCTACGACCGGCAGGCCGTCATCGACCGCTACGGCGTCCCACCCGAGCAGTACCCCGACATCGCCGCGCTCGTGGGTGAGACGAGCGACAACCTGCCGGGTGTGCCGAAGGTCGGCGAGAAGACCGCGGTGAAGTGGCTGACCCAGTTCGGGTCGCTCGACGGTCTGCTCGAGAACGCCGACAAGGTCACCGGCGTCGTGGGCAACAACTTGCGCGAGCACCTCGACGACGTGCGCCGGAACCGCTCGCTCAACCGTCTGCTCACCGACGTCGAGCTGCCCCTGGGCCCCGGCGACCTCGAGGTGCAGCCGATGGACGCCCAGGCGGTGCGCGACATCTTCGCGCGCCTCGAGTTCAAGACGCTCATCCCGCGCGTCGCCGAGCTCGCGGGCATCGAGCAGCAGATGGCCGCCGTCACGTCGGCCGCGGCGGTTCCCATGCCCGTGCCGCTCACGCCGTCCGCCGCCGAGCTGCGGGCGTGGCTCGACGCGGCCGAGGGCGAGGTCGGCGTGACCTTCGTCGTCGAGGGCGGCCTGCCCCGCCGGGTGGGCTTCGCGACGATGGATGCCGCGGCCGAGGCCGAGTGGACGGCCGATGTCGCAGCCGCCGTGGCGCCGTGGCTCGCCTCCGACGCCCCCAAGATCTTCAGCGACGCCAAGCCGCAGGTGAAGGCCCTGCACCGGGCGGGCGTGCGGCTCGGGGGCCTGACATTCGACACGGTCCTCGCTGGATGGCTCCTCCGGCCGAGCTTCCCCGACAAGACGCTCGCCGACCTCGTCGACCGCTACCTCGACGAGAAGCTGCCCGAGTCCGACCCGGCGCAGCTCGTCCCCGAGACCGAGGGTGCGACGCCCGGGCAGGTGTCGTGGTTCACGCTCCGGGTCGCCGAAGCGCTGCGCGGCGAGCTCGCCGAGTCCGTGGCATCCGTCCTCACCGACATCGAGCTGCCGACGCTGCAGACCCTCGCCGACATGGAGCTGGCGGGCGTCACCGTGTCGCACGACAAACTGTCGACGTTCTCGGGCGAGCTCGGCGACCGTGCCGATGCGATCGCACAGGAGGCGTACGCCGCAATCGGCCGCGAGGTGAATCTCGGCTCGCCGAAGCAGCTGCAGGAGGTGCTGTTCGACGAGCTGCAGCTCCCCAAGACCCGAAAGACGAAGACCGGCTACTCGACGGATGCCGCGGTCCTCGCCGACCTTCAGGAGACCAACCCGCATCCGTTCCTCGACCTGCTGCTCCAGCACCGCGAGGCGACGAAGCTCCGGCAGATCATCGAGTCGCTCGACGTCGCGATCGCCGGCGACGGGCGCGTCCGCACGACCTACCTGCAGACCGGGAGCCAGACGGGGCGCCTGTCGAGCACCGACCCGAACCTGCAGAACATCCCCGTCCGCACGGACGAGAGCCGCCGCATCCGGTCCGCCTTCGAGGTGGGCGAGGGCTACGAGACGCTCCTCACCGCCGACTACTCGCAGATCGAGATGCGCATCATGGCGCATCTGTCCGAAGACCCCGGACTGATCGAGGCGTTCAACTCGGGGGAGGACCTGCACCGCTTCGTCGGCGCGAGGGTGTTCGCCGTCGCCCCGGAAGAGGTCACGCCGGCGATGCGCACGAAGGTCAAGGCGATGTCGTACGGGCTCGTCTACGGCCTGTCGGCGTTCGGACTCTCCAAGCAGCTGCGCATCGAGCAGTCCGAGGCCAAGCAGCTCATGATGGAGTACTTCGCGCGCTTCGGCGCCGTCCGCGACTACCTCCGGTCATCCGTCGAGCGCGCGCGGATCGACGGCTACACCGAGACGATCTTCGGTCGCCGTCGGCCCTTCCCCGATCTCGCCAGCCCCAACCGCGTGCTGCGCGAGAACGCCGAACGCGCGGCGTTGAACGCTCCGATCCAGGGAAGCGCGGCCGACATCATGAAGATCGCGCTCTTCCACATCCATGACGACTTCGCCGCCGAGGGCCTGCGTTCCCGCGTCCTCATGCAGATCCATGACGAACTTGTGGTCGAGGTCGCCGAGGGGGAGTGGGATGCGGCCGAGCGCGTCGTGCGCGACCGGATGGGCGACGCCGCGAAACTGTCGGTGCCCCTCGACGTGCAGATCGGCCGGGGAGCCGACTGGAACGAAGCGGCGCACTGA
- a CDS encoding DUF885 domain-containing protein: protein MTDAPRTPTSIDKIADAWVDTLAELDPSLATYIGRTEYNDRFADYTPEGTARLIDEGRSTLAAFEAATPVDAVDEVTKEDVSREIRLAIQLHEAKWNLRDLNVIASPAQEIRSVFDLMPTDTVDDWSVVATRLKALPAAVEGYITTLRAGVDQGVVPARRQVEEVVTQIARYTNESGFFATFAGDAAPSEGQLPASLARDLADNANAARVAYDELATFLSSELAPAATEKDGVGREIYGLMSRRFLGATIDLDETYEWGIEELARMVAEQESIANEIKAGASVEEAVAFLEQDPSRKLHGTEALQRWMQETSDRAVAELGKTHFDIPEPIRKLECMIAPTKEGGIYYTGPTDDFSRPGRMWWSVPEGVEDFDTWRELTTVYHEGVPGHHLQIAQAVYNRAELNSYRRLLGGTSGHAEGWALYAERLMEQLGYLSDPADRLGMLDGQRMRAARVVLDIGVHLGKPRLDGQGEWDADYALDFMRHNVNMSDEFVQFEVNRYLGWPGQAPSYKVGQRIWEQLRDEVAEREGDDFSIKAFHKRALSIGGVGLDTLRTALIG from the coding sequence ATGACAGATGCACCCCGGACTCCCACGTCGATCGACAAGATCGCCGACGCGTGGGTCGACACGCTCGCAGAGCTCGATCCGTCGCTCGCCACGTACATCGGCCGCACGGAGTACAACGACCGCTTCGCCGACTACACGCCGGAGGGTACGGCGCGCCTCATCGACGAGGGTCGGTCGACCCTTGCCGCCTTCGAGGCGGCGACCCCCGTGGACGCGGTTGATGAGGTGACGAAGGAGGACGTCTCGCGCGAGATCCGCCTTGCGATCCAGCTTCACGAGGCGAAGTGGAACCTGCGCGACCTCAACGTCATCGCCTCTCCCGCGCAGGAGATCCGATCGGTCTTCGACCTCATGCCCACCGACACGGTCGACGACTGGTCCGTTGTCGCGACGCGTCTGAAGGCGCTCCCCGCCGCGGTGGAGGGCTACATCACGACCCTCCGCGCGGGTGTCGATCAGGGAGTCGTCCCCGCCCGACGTCAGGTCGAGGAGGTCGTGACGCAGATCGCCCGCTACACGAACGAGTCGGGCTTCTTCGCGACGTTCGCCGGCGACGCCGCACCGAGTGAGGGGCAGCTTCCCGCCTCGCTCGCGCGCGACCTCGCCGACAACGCCAACGCCGCGCGCGTCGCCTACGACGAGCTCGCCACGTTCCTGTCGAGCGAGCTCGCACCCGCCGCGACGGAGAAGGACGGCGTCGGCCGCGAGATCTACGGCCTCATGTCGCGCCGCTTCCTGGGTGCAACGATCGACCTCGACGAGACATACGAGTGGGGCATCGAGGAGCTCGCGCGCATGGTCGCCGAGCAGGAGTCGATCGCGAACGAGATCAAGGCCGGCGCGAGCGTCGAGGAGGCCGTCGCCTTCCTCGAACAGGACCCGTCCCGCAAGCTCCACGGCACCGAGGCGCTGCAGCGCTGGATGCAGGAGACGAGCGACCGGGCCGTCGCCGAGCTCGGCAAGACGCACTTCGACATCCCGGAGCCGATCCGCAAGCTCGAGTGCATGATCGCGCCGACGAAGGAAGGCGGGATCTACTACACCGGGCCGACCGACGACTTCTCACGCCCGGGCCGCATGTGGTGGTCCGTCCCGGAGGGCGTCGAGGACTTCGACACGTGGCGTGAACTCACCACCGTGTACCACGAGGGCGTTCCGGGCCACCACCTGCAGATCGCGCAGGCCGTCTACAACCGCGCGGAGCTCAACTCGTACCGCCGTCTCCTCGGCGGAACGTCGGGTCACGCCGAGGGCTGGGCGCTCTACGCCGAGCGCCTCATGGAGCAGCTGGGCTATCTCTCCGACCCGGCCGACCGCCTCGGCATGCTCGACGGACAGCGCATGCGGGCCGCCCGCGTCGTGCTCGACATCGGCGTGCACCTCGGCAAGCCCCGCCTCGACGGTCAGGGCGAGTGGGATGCCGACTATGCGCTGGACTTCATGCGCCACAACGTCAACATGTCGGACGAGTTCGTCCAGTTCGAGGTCAACCGCTACCTCGGCTGGCCCGGGCAGGCTCCGTCGTACAAGGTCGGTCAGCGCATCTGGGAGCAGCTGCGCGACGAGGTCGCCGAACGCGAGGGCGACGACTTCTCGATCAAGGCGTTCCATAAGCGCGCGCTGA